One segment of Variovorax sp. PAMC28562 DNA contains the following:
- a CDS encoding RNA pyrophosphohydrolase, with protein sequence MLDRDGFRPNVGIILLNQRNQVFWGKRIRTHSWQFPQGGIDRGESPEQAMFRELHEEVGLQPEHVRIVARTRDWLRYEVPDRFIRRDARGHYKGQKQIWYLLQLTGHDWDLNLRATDHPEFDAWRWHDYWVPLDVVVEFKRGVYEMALTELSRYLPRQDFRNRFLRSNVRAREFERHPSAAGYESNFELPPGASFDPDPSAPANANLANDVPYPPDPLHAPR encoded by the coding sequence ATGCTCGACCGGGACGGCTTCAGGCCCAACGTCGGCATCATCCTGCTCAACCAGAGAAACCAGGTTTTTTGGGGCAAGCGCATACGCACTCACTCCTGGCAGTTTCCGCAGGGTGGCATCGATCGAGGCGAGAGTCCGGAGCAAGCGATGTTCCGGGAACTGCATGAAGAAGTAGGGCTCCAGCCGGAGCATGTGCGAATCGTTGCCCGTACCCGCGACTGGTTGCGCTACGAGGTGCCGGATCGGTTTATTCGCCGGGACGCACGAGGTCACTACAAGGGCCAGAAACAGATCTGGTATTTACTGCAGCTCACCGGTCACGACTGGGATCTGAACCTGCGCGCGACCGATCATCCGGAATTCGACGCCTGGCGCTGGCACGACTACTGGGTGCCGCTTGACGTGGTGGTCGAATTCAAACGCGGCGTTTATGAAATGGCGCTCACCGAACTTTCACGCTACCTGCCTAGACAGGATTTTCGTAACCGTTTCCTGCGCAGCAATGTGCGCGCCCGAGAATTCGAGCGCCATCCTTCTGCTGCAGGCTATGAATCCAACTTCGAGCTTCCACCAGGGGCCAGCTTCGACCCTGACCCGAGTGCTCCTGCCAATGCCAACCTTGCGAACGATGTTCCCTACCCTCCCGATCCGCTTCACGCGCCGCGCTAA
- a CDS encoding proline--tRNA ligase, whose product MKASRFFVSTLKEAPADAEVASHRLMMRAGMIKKLGIGIYTYMPMGLRVIRKIEAIVREEMNRAGAVELAMPVVQPAEFWQESGRFEKMGPELLRIKDRHDRDYVVQPTSEEVVTDIARQEIRSYKQLPKNFYQIQTKFRDERRPRFGLMRGREFTMKDAYSFDRDLDAAKLSYKAMSDAYRLIFDRFGLRYRAVAADSGAIGGDLSEEFQVIAATGEDAIVYCADSDYAANMEKAEALAPAGTRPDAFNALAKTPTPGKSTCADVAELLGVPLSSTVKTLVLATDIVDATGDIKGAKVWLLLLRGDHDMNEIKVGKIAGLDQGFRFATISEIDDHFGCKPGYLGPLNLKKPLSIVADREVAVMADWITGANQVDFHMNGVNWGRDLPEPDVVADIRNVVAGDPSPDGKGVLAIERGIEVGHVFVLGTKYSKAMNATFLDEGGKPQFLEMGCYGIGITRLPAAAIEQNHDERGIIWPDAIAPFTVVVCPIGMDRSADVKATAESLYETLLASGVDVLIDDRGERPGAMFADWELIGVPHRIVISDRGIKEGQFEYQHRRDTAATKVPAGEAAAFLKARLAG is encoded by the coding sequence ATGAAAGCATCCCGTTTTTTTGTCTCCACCTTGAAAGAAGCTCCGGCAGATGCAGAGGTCGCGAGTCATCGTCTGATGATGCGCGCCGGCATGATCAAAAAGCTCGGCATCGGCATCTACACGTACATGCCGATGGGCCTGCGCGTGATCCGCAAAATCGAGGCGATCGTGCGTGAAGAGATGAACCGGGCCGGCGCCGTCGAGCTCGCGATGCCGGTGGTTCAGCCGGCAGAGTTCTGGCAAGAGAGCGGCCGTTTCGAGAAGATGGGCCCTGAGTTGCTTCGCATCAAGGACCGGCATGACCGCGACTACGTCGTCCAGCCGACCAGCGAAGAAGTGGTGACCGACATCGCGCGGCAGGAGATCCGCAGCTACAAGCAGCTGCCTAAGAATTTCTATCAAATTCAGACCAAGTTCCGGGATGAACGACGCCCGCGCTTTGGCCTCATGCGCGGACGCGAGTTCACGATGAAAGATGCGTACAGCTTCGATCGCGACCTTGACGCTGCCAAGCTCAGCTACAAGGCCATGTCCGATGCCTACCGCCTCATCTTCGATCGCTTCGGACTGCGCTATCGCGCTGTCGCTGCCGACAGCGGCGCCATCGGCGGCGACCTGAGCGAAGAGTTTCAGGTCATCGCCGCCACCGGCGAAGACGCCATCGTGTATTGCGCTGACAGCGACTATGCCGCCAACATGGAAAAGGCCGAGGCGCTGGCGCCAGCCGGCACTCGGCCAGACGCTTTCAATGCGCTCGCCAAGACGCCGACGCCCGGCAAGAGCACCTGCGCCGACGTGGCGGAACTGTTGGGCGTGCCGCTGTCCAGCACTGTCAAGACGCTGGTTCTGGCCACCGACATCGTCGACGCTACAGGCGACATCAAAGGCGCGAAAGTCTGGCTGTTGCTGCTGCGCGGCGATCACGACATGAACGAGATCAAGGTCGGCAAAATCGCCGGGCTCGACCAGGGCTTCCGCTTTGCCACGATCTCCGAAATCGACGATCACTTCGGCTGCAAGCCCGGCTACCTCGGTCCGCTGAATCTCAAGAAACCGCTCTCCATCGTTGCCGATCGCGAAGTGGCTGTCATGGCCGACTGGATCACCGGCGCCAACCAAGTCGACTTCCATATGAACGGCGTGAACTGGGGCCGCGACCTGCCTGAGCCCGACGTAGTGGCGGACATCCGCAACGTCGTCGCTGGCGATCCTTCGCCGGACGGCAAGGGCGTGCTGGCGATCGAGCGTGGCATCGAGGTCGGGCACGTCTTCGTGCTCGGCACCAAATACAGCAAGGCGATGAACGCCACGTTTCTCGACGAGGGCGGAAAGCCGCAATTTCTCGAAATGGGCTGCTACGGCATCGGCATCACGCGCCTGCCTGCCGCCGCCATCGAGCAGAACCACGACGAGCGCGGCATCATCTGGCCCGACGCGATCGCGCCCTTCACCGTCGTGGTGTGCCCGATCGGCATGGACCGCAGCGCCGACGTCAAAGCGACAGCCGAGTCGCTCTACGAAACGCTGCTGGCATCCGGTGTCGACGTGCTGATCGACGACCGCGGTGAGCGCCCCGGCGCCATGTTCGCGGACTGGGAACTGATAGGTGTACCGCACCGTATCGTCATCTCAGACCGCGGCATCAAGGAAGGCCAGTTCGAGTATCAGCATCGCCGGGACACAGCGGCGACGAAGGTGCCAGCCGGCGAGGCCGCTGCGTTCCTGAAAGCGCGACTGGCGGGATGA
- a CDS encoding lytic transglycosylase domain-containing protein — MSGRALPAPLAARTVPGPAALSRRRLVLGASLAPLAMSIHESAHAGAQIEEPLIDSVRTALSSAIHNKAPPIPEFSDTESRLRYLRWLGAMSERLLKKVPDWPTRKELLQTIWYESKRSGLDVSLVLGLVQVESNFRKFAVSSAGARGYMQVMPFWTRVIGDSDPAKLFHMQTNLRFGCVILRHYLQRENGDLFMTLGRYNGSRGRSPYPDAVFANQRPWLFADRTPDKIPPVEPPRG; from the coding sequence ATGAGCGGCCGCGCGCTGCCAGCGCCGTTGGCGGCGCGCACTGTTCCAGGCCCGGCGGCTTTGTCGCGGCGGCGTCTGGTGCTCGGCGCGTCGCTGGCACCCTTGGCGATGTCGATTCACGAGTCGGCCCACGCCGGCGCACAAATCGAAGAGCCGCTGATCGACTCCGTTCGAACGGCCTTGTCGTCAGCCATTCATAACAAGGCACCGCCGATCCCGGAATTCAGCGACACCGAATCGCGCCTGCGCTACCTTCGATGGCTAGGGGCCATGAGCGAACGCCTGTTGAAGAAAGTGCCGGACTGGCCGACCCGCAAAGAGCTTTTGCAAACGATTTGGTACGAATCCAAGCGGTCCGGGCTCGACGTGAGCCTGGTGCTCGGGCTGGTCCAGGTCGAGAGCAACTTCCGCAAGTTTGCAGTGTCGAGTGCCGGCGCTCGCGGCTACATGCAGGTCATGCCGTTCTGGACTCGCGTGATAGGCGACAGCGATCCGGCCAAGCTGTTCCACATGCAGACCAACCTGCGCTTCGGCTGCGTCATCCTGCGTCACTACCTCCAGCGCGAGAACGGCGATTTGTTCATGACGCTTGGCCGCTATAACGGCAGCCGTGGTCGCTCGCCGTACCCGGATGCGGTGTTTGCCAATCAGCGCCCGTGGCTCTTCGCCGACCGTACACCCGACAAGATCCCGCCCGTCGAGCCGCCGCGCGGATAG
- a CDS encoding hemolysin family protein, with translation MTLTQSLLAIVVLIATSAFFSLAEITLAASRRLRLRQMADEGDARAEQVLKVQEQPGHYFTVVQIGLNAVAILGGVVGEGALSPFFEGLLGIWFGPDTAKTGAFLASFVTIIAVFLVFADLFPKRLGMSDPEHLAVRMVGPMSVLITTFKPLVWFFTRSTDVLFKLLGIPLQRIDKITSADILAMTEAGARAGVLAVREQQVIANVFELDTRLVHSVMTSRDRIAWFQKDDPESVLRARIVAEPFSAYPVCDGDIDHVLGYVDAKDMFQRVLSGQPLALDQGVPLHKALVIPDRLSLTEVLEQFQQAHEDFAIIVNEYSLVVGVITLNDVMSTVMGDLVGAQDEEQQIVKRDDTSWLIDGVTPVQDVMRALHIDTLPHADEYETLAGFLMVMLRRVPKRTDCVNWGGYAFEVVDVDNHRVDQVLVSKKA, from the coding sequence ATGACCCTGACCCAAAGCCTGCTCGCCATCGTCGTTCTGATCGCGACGAGCGCGTTCTTTTCTCTTGCTGAAATCACGCTTGCTGCATCGCGCCGCCTGCGGCTGCGGCAGATGGCCGACGAAGGCGATGCCAGGGCGGAGCAAGTGCTGAAAGTGCAGGAGCAGCCGGGCCACTATTTCACCGTGGTGCAGATCGGTCTCAACGCGGTCGCCATTTTGGGCGGCGTGGTGGGCGAAGGCGCGCTCAGCCCGTTCTTCGAAGGTTTGCTCGGCATCTGGTTCGGGCCCGATACAGCGAAGACCGGCGCATTTCTGGCCTCGTTCGTGACGATCATCGCGGTGTTCCTGGTGTTCGCCGATCTCTTCCCCAAGCGGCTCGGCATGAGCGACCCGGAACACCTCGCGGTGCGCATGGTCGGTCCGATGAGCGTGCTGATCACGACCTTCAAGCCACTCGTCTGGTTCTTCACGCGCAGCACGGATGTGCTCTTCAAACTGCTCGGCATTCCGCTGCAGCGCATCGACAAGATCACGTCGGCCGATATTCTCGCGATGACCGAAGCGGGCGCGCGGGCCGGCGTGCTTGCGGTGCGGGAGCAACAGGTGATCGCCAACGTCTTCGAGCTCGACACGCGACTGGTTCACAGCGTGATGACTTCTCGCGACCGCATTGCATGGTTTCAAAAGGACGACCCTGAATCGGTGCTGCGTGCGCGCATCGTGGCCGAACCCTTCTCCGCGTATCCGGTGTGCGACGGGGATATCGATCACGTGCTCGGCTATGTCGATGCCAAGGACATGTTCCAGCGTGTGTTGAGCGGCCAGCCGCTGGCGCTCGACCAGGGCGTGCCGCTGCACAAGGCGCTGGTTATCCCGGATCGCTTGTCGCTGACCGAAGTGCTCGAACAGTTCCAGCAGGCGCACGAAGACTTCGCGATCATCGTCAATGAATACAGCCTGGTGGTCGGCGTCATCACGCTCAACGACGTGATGAGCACGGTGATGGGCGACCTCGTCGGTGCGCAAGACGAGGAGCAGCAGATCGTCAAGCGCGACGACACCTCTTGGTTGATCGACGGCGTGACGCCGGTGCAGGATGTGATGCGTGCGCTCCACATCGATACGCTGCCGCACGCCGACGAATACGAAACGCTGGCGGGCTTTCTGATGGTGATGCTGCGCCGCGTGCCCAAGCGCACCGATTGCGTGAACTGGGGCGGCTACGCGTTCGAAGTGGTCGACGTCGACAACCACCGCGTGGACCAAGTGCTGGTCAGCAAGAAAGCCTGA
- a CDS encoding cupin domain-containing protein has product MSHEHEGDGRVHPHGEPAWKHDGVRVVKAGQLDVNTAQTPGMNRAAAINFARVGAQKLWAGTVTIHADAKTGAHHHGHLESVIYVIRGKARMRWGDHLEFTAEAGPGDFIYVPPYVPHQEINASATEALECVLCRSDGEAVAVNLDIAPVEKPESVLWIDPTHPQGAV; this is encoded by the coding sequence TTGAGTCACGAACACGAAGGCGACGGCCGCGTGCATCCGCACGGCGAGCCGGCCTGGAAGCACGATGGCGTGCGCGTCGTCAAGGCAGGTCAGCTCGACGTGAACACGGCGCAAACGCCGGGCATGAACCGCGCGGCCGCCATCAACTTTGCCCGCGTCGGCGCGCAAAAGCTGTGGGCCGGCACGGTAACGATCCATGCGGACGCCAAGACCGGTGCACATCACCACGGGCACCTCGAGTCTGTGATCTACGTAATCCGAGGCAAGGCCCGCATGCGGTGGGGCGATCACCTCGAGTTCACCGCGGAAGCCGGCCCAGGTGATTTCATCTACGTGCCGCCCTACGTGCCACACCAGGAAATCAATGCGAGCGCGACAGAAGCACTCGAATGCGTGCTGTGCCGAAGCGACGGCGAGGCGGTGGCCGTCAACCTCGACATCGCACCGGTGGAAAAGCCCGAGTCTGTTCTCTGGATCGATCCGACGCACCCGCAAGGCGCGGTGTAA
- the grxD gene encoding Grx4 family monothiol glutaredoxin: protein MSDAQQRIDDLVKTNEIVLFMKGNASFPMCGFSGRAIQILKAVGVDTKSLKTVNVLDDPEVRQGIKEYSNWPTIPQLYIKGEFVGGSDILMEMYESGELQQALNGSAA from the coding sequence ATGTCCGACGCCCAGCAACGCATCGACGACCTCGTCAAGACCAACGAAATCGTGCTCTTCATGAAGGGCAACGCCAGCTTTCCGATGTGCGGCTTTTCCGGCCGAGCCATCCAGATCCTGAAGGCCGTGGGCGTCGACACCAAGTCGCTCAAGACCGTCAACGTGCTCGACGACCCGGAAGTCCGTCAGGGCATCAAGGAATACAGCAACTGGCCGACCATTCCGCAGCTCTACATCAAGGGCGAATTCGTCGGCGGCTCTGACATCCTGATGGAGATGTACGAGTCGGGTGAGCTGCAACAGGCGTTGAACGGCAGCGCGGCTTGA
- the prmC gene encoding peptide chain release factor N(5)-glutamine methyltransferase yields the protein MTIAQALVAALALGIDRLDAQLLLLHAIGRPLHDRAWLLAHDTDELSESTWPAFARQVERRATGEPLAYLVGEKEFHGLTLKIDARVLVPRPDTETLVDWALERLDALASPTVLDLGTGSGAIALALAHARPDALVRAIDASADALAVAAANATRLRLTVQFTLADWLDGAAVSYDVIVSNPPYIAADDRHLAALRHEPIAALAAGADGLDDLRRIVRAAPPHLSEGGWLLLEHGHDQAAAVRALLAERGFAEVQSRNDLAGIARCSGGVWRTVK from the coding sequence ATGACGATCGCGCAGGCATTGGTTGCGGCGCTGGCACTCGGCATCGACCGGCTCGATGCGCAGCTGCTCTTGCTCCATGCGATCGGACGCCCGCTGCACGACCGGGCCTGGTTACTGGCGCACGACACCGACGAACTTTCCGAATCGACGTGGCCGGCCTTCGCACGGCAGGTAGAGCGACGTGCGACCGGCGAGCCTCTGGCCTACCTCGTCGGCGAGAAGGAATTCCACGGGCTTACCTTGAAGATCGATGCCCGCGTATTGGTTCCACGGCCCGACACTGAAACGCTGGTCGATTGGGCGCTGGAGCGGCTCGACGCGTTGGCGTCACCCACCGTGCTCGACCTCGGCACCGGCAGCGGTGCTATCGCCCTGGCGCTGGCTCACGCACGGCCCGATGCTTTGGTGCGTGCGATCGATGCCAGCGCCGATGCATTGGCAGTGGCCGCAGCGAATGCCACGCGGCTGCGCTTGACGGTGCAATTCACTCTGGCCGACTGGCTGGATGGCGCCGCGGTCAGTTACGACGTCATCGTCTCGAACCCGCCCTACATCGCGGCCGATGACCGCCACCTTGCCGCTCTGCGGCATGAGCCCATTGCCGCCCTGGCCGCCGGCGCGGACGGCCTCGACGATCTGCGCCGCATCGTGCGCGCCGCGCCGCCGCACCTGTCCGAAGGTGGATGGCTGCTGCTCGAACACGGCCACGATCAAGCCGCCGCCGTACGGGCCTTGCTGGCCGAGCGCGGCTTTGCCGAAGTGCAAAGCCGGAATGACCTCGCCGGCATCGCGCGTTGCTCCGGCGGGGTTTGGCGCACGGTGAAATAA
- the prfA gene encoding peptide chain release factor 1: protein MKSFLRHQLERYALRLEELDFLLSREDIMSDMAQYRTISREHAEVTQIAGRYARYVRRESDIAGARGMLADPEMVDMARDEIAGAEADLAQLEEELQRLLLPKDPDDSRNAFVEIRAGTGGDESALFAADLLRMYTRYAERMGWRCEIVSESQSELGGYKEVVVRVIGTDVFGQLRFESGGHRVQRVPTTETQGRIHTSACTVAVLAEPDEQEAIKINPADLRIDTYRASGAGGQHINKTDSAVRITHLPTGIVAECQDGRSQHGNKAQAMKVLTARIHEKDRSERAAKDAAERKGLIGTGDRSDRIRTYNFPQGRLTDHRINLTLYKLLAIMEGDLGDVLAALQAAREAEQLAELESSLPA, encoded by the coding sequence TTGAAATCATTCCTGCGCCATCAACTCGAGCGTTATGCGTTACGCCTGGAAGAGCTCGACTTCCTGCTGTCGCGCGAAGACATCATGAGCGACATGGCGCAGTACCGCACCATCTCGCGCGAGCATGCCGAGGTCACGCAAATCGCCGGCCGCTATGCGCGCTATGTGCGGCGGGAGTCCGACATTGCGGGCGCACGCGGGATGCTCGCGGACCCGGAAATGGTCGACATGGCGCGCGACGAAATCGCAGGCGCCGAAGCCGATTTGGCTCAGCTCGAAGAAGAGCTGCAGCGCCTCCTGCTACCCAAGGACCCGGACGACTCGCGCAACGCGTTCGTCGAAATCCGCGCCGGCACCGGTGGCGACGAATCGGCACTCTTCGCGGCCGACCTGCTTCGCATGTACACGCGCTACGCCGAGCGCATGGGCTGGCGCTGCGAGATCGTCAGCGAAAGCCAGAGCGAACTGGGTGGCTACAAGGAAGTCGTGGTCCGCGTAATCGGCACCGATGTGTTTGGCCAGTTGCGCTTCGAGTCGGGCGGCCACCGGGTGCAGCGGGTGCCGACGACCGAGACGCAAGGCCGCATCCACACCAGCGCCTGCACGGTCGCGGTGTTGGCCGAGCCAGACGAACAGGAGGCCATCAAGATCAACCCGGCCGACCTGCGCATCGACACCTACCGTGCCAGCGGCGCGGGCGGCCAGCACATCAACAAGACCGATTCGGCGGTGCGCATCACGCACCTTCCGACCGGCATCGTCGCCGAGTGCCAGGACGGTCGCAGCCAGCACGGCAACAAGGCCCAGGCCATGAAAGTGCTGACCGCCCGCATCCATGAAAAGGACCGCAGCGAGCGCGCGGCCAAGGACGCGGCCGAGCGCAAGGGCCTGATCGGCACCGGCGACCGCAGCGATCGCATTCGCACCTACAACTTCCCGCAGGGGCGACTCACCGACCACCGCATCAACCTGACGCTCTACAAGCTGCTGGCGATCATGGAAGGCGACCTGGGCGACGTGCTGGCCGCGTTGCAAGCCGCACGCGAAGCCGAGCAGTTGGCCGAACTCGAATCGAGCCTGCCGGCATGA
- the hemA gene encoding glutamyl-tRNA reductase: MSVWALGLNHTTAPLDLRGRFAFAIDQLAPTLQSLRSSFPAGRHPQIEAAILSTCNRTEIYCAAADDIALDHTMGWLAQSGGVAPALLRSHAYTLHNDDVARHAFRVASGLDSMVLGEAQILGQMKDAVRAAETAGALGSTLNQLFQRSFAVAKEVRTATEIGAHSISMAAAAVRLAGQLFEDLKQTRILFVGAGEMIDLAVTHFAAKEPKSITIANRTQARGEVLAARFGAESMRLADLPGRLAEFDIVVSCTASTLPLIGLGAVERALKARKHRPMFMVDLAVPRDIEPEVKALEDVYLYTVDDLAQVVQQGQANRQAAVAQAEVIIDAGVQSFMQWLDQRGTVPLIQQLNAQSDEWRATEMARARKMLAKGEPVEAVLEAMARGLTQKMLHGAMTELHAGDVAAREQTAQTISRLFLRKER, encoded by the coding sequence ATGTCAGTCTGGGCTCTCGGCTTGAACCACACGACCGCGCCGCTCGACCTGCGCGGTCGTTTCGCGTTCGCGATCGACCAGTTGGCCCCGACGTTGCAGAGCCTGCGCAGTTCTTTCCCCGCTGGTCGCCATCCCCAAATCGAAGCCGCGATCCTTTCGACCTGCAATCGCACCGAGATTTATTGCGCCGCAGCAGACGACATCGCGCTCGACCACACGATGGGCTGGTTGGCCCAGAGCGGCGGCGTGGCCCCTGCCCTGCTTCGCTCGCATGCCTACACCCTGCACAACGACGATGTTGCGCGTCACGCGTTCCGCGTCGCCAGCGGGCTCGATTCGATGGTGCTTGGCGAGGCGCAGATCCTCGGCCAGATGAAAGACGCGGTGCGCGCCGCCGAAACGGCCGGTGCGCTGGGCAGCACGCTCAACCAATTGTTTCAGCGCTCGTTCGCGGTCGCGAAAGAAGTCCGCACTGCCACCGAGATCGGTGCGCATTCGATCAGCATGGCGGCGGCGGCGGTGCGCCTCGCCGGCCAATTGTTCGAAGACCTGAAACAGACTCGGATACTGTTCGTCGGCGCCGGCGAAATGATCGATCTGGCGGTGACGCACTTCGCGGCGAAGGAGCCCAAGTCGATCACCATCGCCAATCGCACTCAGGCGCGCGGCGAAGTGCTGGCCGCGCGCTTCGGCGCCGAATCCATGCGCCTGGCCGATTTGCCGGGTCGACTCGCAGAGTTCGACATCGTGGTGAGTTGCACTGCGAGCACGTTGCCACTGATTGGCCTCGGCGCGGTCGAGCGGGCGCTCAAGGCACGCAAGCACCGGCCGATGTTCATGGTGGATCTGGCCGTACCACGCGACATCGAGCCCGAAGTGAAGGCGCTCGAAGACGTGTACCTTTACACAGTGGACGATCTGGCGCAGGTGGTGCAGCAGGGCCAGGCCAACCGCCAGGCCGCGGTGGCGCAAGCCGAAGTCATCATCGACGCCGGCGTCCAGAGCTTCATGCAGTGGCTGGACCAGCGCGGTACGGTGCCGCTCATTCAACAGCTCAACGCTCAGAGCGATGAATGGCGTGCAACGGAGATGGCACGTGCCCGCAAGATGCTGGCCAAGGGCGAGCCGGTCGAGGCGGTACTCGAAGCCATGGCGCGCGGGCTGACGCAGAAGATGTTGCACGGCGCAATGACCGAGCTTCACGCCGGCGACGTCGCAGCGCGCGAGCAAACCGCGCAGACCATCTCGCGCCTGTTCCTGCGCAAAGAGCGTTAG